One region of Miscanthus floridulus cultivar M001 chromosome 19, ASM1932011v1, whole genome shotgun sequence genomic DNA includes:
- the LOC136525664 gene encoding putative disease resistance RPP13-like protein 1 yields the protein MAAQAVAGLAEVGARREGELRSGHHERHAGEHRPAGAVRERSMSSVTTRLLRQNAVLRPAPPICKLPALISHDARGAGPSAEVSPWWQIDERVQQGSRQRGGPNFWQGTRRWGGLTGRRWPHLAGRGAWYEEIARRLRRKIDGIWARYEEIASDRKKLRLWPDDGAPWPAASPLVPSSALPRPERLHGRQRDIERVAALVRGEPDDRRTYAVVPIVETAGVGKKALMQHICGMEAVKSCFELTHWIWVSYEFDVVSVTHKIVEAVTRSRPECGELSMLHELIVEHLAGMRCLIVLDDVWDDNPSHWNSLMALLSCCTPGSAVAMTTRSNKVTRMVSTKVYHLKCLSDEGCWRVCQRRALPNSDANVDQELVEIGEKIAKKCQGLPLAAEAAGSALGASTSWKHWDEVLNKDLWADNEVKNLVLPVLKVSYDHLFMPLKRSFAFCSLFPKGLTTNFF from the exons ATGGCCGCGCAGGCAGTTGCGGGCTTGGCAGAGGTCGGCGCGCGGCGAGAGGGCGAGCTCCGCTCTGGCCACCATGAACGGCACGCAGGCGAGCACCGCCCAGCGGGCGCGGTGAGGGAGCGGAGCATGAGCAGCGTGACGACGAGGTTGCTGAGGCAGAATGCGGTATTGCGTCCCGCACCTCCGATTTGCAAGCTCCCCGCCTTGATCTCGCACGACG CTAGAGGCGCCGGTCCCTCAGCCGAGGTCTCCCCATGGTGGCAGATCGACGAGCGGGTCCAGCAGGGGTCGCGGCAGCGGGGCGGGCCGAACTTCTGGCAGGGGACGCGGCGGTGGGGCGGGCTCACCGGCCGGCGCTGGCCCCATCTCGCGGGGCGGGGGGCGTGGTACGAGGAGATCGCGAGGCGGCTCCGCCGCAAGATCGACGGCATCTGGGCGAGGTACGAGGAGATCGCGTCGGACAGGAAGAAGCTCCGGCTGTGGCCCGATGACGGCGCGCCCTGGCCGGCGGCGAGCCCACTCGTGCCAAGCAGCGCGCTTCCCCGTCCCGAGCGCCTCCACGGGCGGCAGCGTGACATCGAGAGGGTCGCCGCGCTGGTACGCGGGGAGCCGGACGACAGGAGGACCTACGCTGTCGTGCCCATCGTCGAGACGGCCGGCGTCGGCAAGAAAGCTCTGATGCAGCACATCTGCGGCATGGAGGCTGTGAAGTCGTGCTTCGAACTGACACACTGGATTTGGGTATCCTATGAGTTTGACGTCGTCAGCGTGACCCACAAGATCGTCGAGGCGGTCACCAGATCGCGCCCGGAGTGCGGCGAGCTGAGCATGCTTCATGAGCTCATAGTCGAGCACCTTGCGGGGATGAGGTGCTTGATCGTTCTCGATGACGTGTGGGATGACAATCCCAGCCACTGGAACAGCCTGATGGCCCTGCTAAGCTGCTGCACTCCGGGGAGCGCGGTTGCCATGACGACGAGGAGCAACAAGGTTACCAGGATGGTGAGCACCAAGGTGTATCATCTCAAATGCTTGTCAGATGAAGGCTGCTGGCGTGTATGCCAGCGACGGGCACTGCCGAATAGTGATGCCAACGTCGACCAAGAACTTGTAGAGATCGGTGagaagatcgcgaagaaatgtcAGGGCTTGCCATTGGCGGCAGAGGCAGCTGGTAGTGCCCTAGGTGCTTCAACCAGCTGGAAGCACTGGGATGAAGTCCTAAATAAGGACTTGTGGGCTGATAATGAGGTGAAGAATCTGGTACTGCCGGTGCTGAAGGTGAGCTACGACCACCTGTTCATGCCGCTGAAGCGTAGCTTTGCGTTTTGTTCATTGTTTCCAAAGGGCTTAACCACTAATTTCTTCTAG
- the LOC136525663 gene encoding BTB/POZ and MATH domain-containing protein 2-like, whose amino-acid sequence MAPHASSQLAADVTFQVAGESFSAHRFLLAARSRVFKAELWGAMKESTATGDCIRIDDMLPQVFKALLHFIYTDSLPQMEEQEEATMAQHLLEAADRYDMQRLKLICEEKLYRHLDVGTAATTLVLAEQHSCHGLKQACIEFLKSPDALEAVMETDGFEHLTKSCPVLVKELMSELYLFKQCKRRKLKT is encoded by the coding sequence ATGGCCCCACACGCGAGCTCCCAGCTCGCTGCCGATGTTACTTTCCAAGTTGCCGGCGAGTCATTCAGCGCTCACAGGTTTCTGCTTGCGGCCCGGTCGCGAGTCTTCAAAGCAGAGCTGTGGGGCGCCATGAAGGAGAGCACGGCCACAGGGGACTGCATCCGGATTGATGACATGTTACCTCAGGTGTTCAAGGCCCTGCTCCATTTCATCTACACTGACTCGCTGCCACAGATGGAGGAACAAGAGGAGGCCACGATGGCCCAGCATCTGCTGGAAGCGGCGGACAGGTATGACATGCAGAGGCTCAAGCTGATTTGTGAGGAGAAGCTATACAGGCACCTAGACGTCGGCACGGCCGCAACCACGTTGGTGTTGGCTGAACAGCACTCCTGCCATGGTCTCAAGCAGGCTTGCATTGAGTTTCTCAAATCTCCTGATGCACTGGAAGCAGTCATGGAAACTGATGGCTTTGAGCATCTGACTAAAAGCTGCCCTGTTCTCGTGAAGGAGTTGATGTCCGAGCTTTACCTGTTCAAGCAATGCAAGAGAAGGAAATTGAAGACATGA